One stretch of Paenibacillus sp. AN1007 DNA includes these proteins:
- a CDS encoding MFS transporter, giving the protein MSSSTQQHSVHTEAEQPLQQASGKIGLLLAGIIVIAATMRSPITAAGPVVELIRSDTGIGHTMAGLLTSLPLIAFAAISPFAPRLAKRFGLETALLLAVIIVTGGITLRLLPSILALYAGTAILGCGIALSNVLLPSLIKRDFPLRVGIVTGLYSVSMNMFASISSGISVPVAEASSLGWRASLGMWAVFSILGVLLWLPQAGRGRKQMLYVTSQNESKPARLRTSSLAWFVTLFMGLQSLIFYTTITWLPEILADQGFSAASAGWMLSLMQLVSVPATFIVPILAGRTQDQRLLTTITCMCLIIGYALLFSGIPVLVTIGVTLAGIGAGASFGLVTMFFVLRTSHAREAASLSGMAQSFGYMLAAGGPLLFGLLHDWTKGWTLPLLIQVLLAVGLLMTGIQASKNRTVSSL; this is encoded by the coding sequence ATGTCATCATCAACACAACAGCATTCCGTCCATACCGAGGCCGAACAACCGTTACAACAGGCTTCGGGAAAAATCGGACTGCTGCTCGCAGGAATTATTGTTATTGCCGCTACCATGAGGTCCCCCATCACGGCTGCAGGGCCTGTGGTTGAATTAATCCGCTCCGATACCGGGATTGGACACACGATGGCGGGGCTGTTGACCTCACTGCCTTTGATCGCCTTTGCAGCGATCTCTCCTTTTGCCCCGCGTCTTGCTAAACGTTTTGGACTGGAGACCGCTCTCCTGCTGGCTGTAATCATCGTTACTGGCGGAATTACCCTGCGCCTGCTGCCCTCTATTCTGGCTTTATATGCAGGAACGGCTATTCTGGGATGCGGCATTGCTCTAAGTAACGTACTGCTGCCGAGTTTAATCAAACGTGACTTCCCGCTGCGTGTCGGCATTGTCACCGGACTGTACTCGGTTTCCATGAATATGTTTGCCTCGATCTCGTCAGGCATTAGTGTACCCGTGGCAGAAGCCTCATCACTAGGCTGGCGAGCTTCATTAGGGATGTGGGCCGTTTTTTCCATACTGGGTGTCCTGTTATGGCTCCCTCAAGCAGGAAGAGGGCGCAAACAAATGCTTTATGTGACTTCCCAAAATGAAAGTAAGCCTGCACGTCTGCGTACATCTTCACTTGCTTGGTTCGTGACCCTGTTCATGGGCTTACAGTCGTTAATATTCTATACTACCATCACTTGGCTCCCGGAAATTCTCGCAGACCAAGGTTTCAGTGCAGCCTCGGCTGGATGGATGCTGTCTCTGATGCAGCTGGTTAGCGTCCCCGCCACCTTCATTGTGCCAATTCTGGCCGGAAGAACGCAGGATCAACGCCTGCTGACTACAATAACATGTATGTGTCTCATTATCGGATATGCTTTATTGTTCAGCGGCATACCTGTGCTTGTAACGATTGGAGTCACTTTGGCCGGGATTGGTGCCGGGGCTTCCTTTGGTCTGGTCACCATGTTTTTCGTTCTTCGAACGAGTCATGCGCGAGAGGCCGCAAGTCTATCGGGAATGGCTCAATCCTTCGGTTATATGCTCGCGGCAGGTGGACCTCTACTCTTCGGTTTACTGCACGACTGGACTAAGGGCTGGACGCTGCCCCTGCTCATCCAGGTTCTGCTTGCAGTAGGACTGCTCATGACAGGGATTCAGGCAAGCAAAAACAGAACAGTCTCTTCGCTTTAA
- a CDS encoding RNA polymerase sigma factor — translation MEDIDLRQIISDILSGDTTKFERVMHKYQRPIFLYCYHMLNNYAEAEDCGQEVFLKAFRHLKRYDPEKSFEAWLYTIAYNQCIDALRKRRLVKYLPFLYHATRDYSPIDQRIEDIYFDEQVLQAMKRLSTEERSLLILRCVEDKTYEEISTILQRNSAYLRKKYERTVGKFRKHYYPVKGAGRNEAKQQSGSSRTIP, via the coding sequence TTGGAAGACATAGATCTTCGCCAGATCATAAGCGATATCCTGAGTGGAGATACTACAAAGTTCGAGAGAGTCATGCATAAGTATCAGAGACCGATCTTTCTCTACTGTTATCATATGCTAAACAACTATGCCGAGGCCGAGGACTGCGGACAGGAGGTCTTCCTCAAGGCCTTCAGGCATTTGAAAAGGTATGACCCGGAGAAATCGTTCGAGGCCTGGCTGTATACCATTGCATACAATCAGTGTATTGACGCGCTGCGCAAGCGCCGGCTTGTCAAGTACCTGCCTTTTCTATATCATGCCACCAGGGATTATAGCCCGATAGACCAGCGAATTGAGGACATTTATTTTGATGAGCAGGTGCTTCAAGCCATGAAGAGACTGTCGACGGAGGAGCGCAGCCTGCTCATTTTGCGATGTGTGGAGGACAAGACCTATGAGGAGATCAGTACGATTCTCCAGCGAAACAGCGCTTATCTGCGTAAGAAGTATGAACGAACGGTAGGCAAATTCCGCAAGCACTATTATCCAGTGAAAGGAGCTGGCCGCAATGAAGCCAAACAGCAATCAGGATCTTCGAGAACTATTCCATAA
- a CDS encoding GNAT family protein yields MDIVIEKLEEKDFENLYTFEVENRPFFEKFVPSRGDDYYKPEVFKVKNKHLLDEQDQGLSLFYLIKDEHHSIIGRINVVDIHYSNKNRTGSLGYRLAQACTGKGIAARALHLLLQTIVDSDIKEIHAKTTNNNTASQKVLEKNGFEHIETSDHEFEMNGQLLKFMNYKWIKK; encoded by the coding sequence ATGGACATCGTAATTGAGAAGTTAGAAGAGAAAGATTTCGAAAACTTATACACATTTGAGGTTGAAAACAGACCTTTTTTCGAGAAATTTGTACCCTCCCGGGGAGATGATTATTACAAGCCCGAAGTTTTTAAGGTGAAAAATAAACATCTTCTTGATGAACAAGATCAAGGACTCTCCCTTTTTTATCTCATAAAGGATGAACACCATTCTATTATTGGAAGGATAAATGTAGTGGATATTCATTATTCCAATAAAAATAGAACAGGATCTCTTGGCTATAGACTGGCACAAGCCTGCACCGGAAAGGGCATTGCTGCAAGAGCATTACATTTATTACTCCAGACAATCGTCGATTCAGATATAAAAGAAATCCATGCAAAAACAACCAATAACAATACAGCATCTCAAAAAGTTTTAGAGAAGAATGGGTTCGAGCATATAGAAACTAGTGACCATGAATTTGAAATGAATGGACAACTATTAAAGTTCATGAACTATAAATGGATTAAAAAATAA